In a genomic window of Candidatus Thiothrix sulfatifontis:
- a CDS encoding YdiU family protein has product MHSLNFDNRFVRELPGDTDKIKMPRQVYDALWSSVQPTPVANPQLLAYSPEVAALLGWTDADIQHPDFAKIFGGNQLMAGMQPYAACYGGHQFGGWAGQLGDGRAMSLGETINSAGERWELQLKGAGPTPYSRRADGRAVLRSSVREFLCSEAMHHLGIPTTRALSLVATGDGVMRDMFYDGNPQVEPGAIVCRVAPSFIRFGNFELPASRGDIGLLEQLVDFTIARDYPELHGDTQAKRGQWFLEICRRTAVMIAHWMRVGFVHGVMNTDNMSILGLTIDYGPYGWLEDYDPMWTPNTTDAQGKRYSYGQQPYIGHWNLARLKDALKPVIADASALDAGSQVYADTYSETFGAMLAAKFGIKELSDEDAPWINGAFELLHKAEVDMTLFFRNLALLDVQQPTLAPLYPAFYRDDLLQQYHAEWEQWLQQYCQRLQRDCLPDAERRQRMNAVNPRFVLRNYLAQQAIDQATAGDSSMITELLDVLRHPYAEQAQYAKFAEKRPEWARHKAGCSMLSCSS; this is encoded by the coding sequence ATGCACTCCTTAAATTTCGACAACCGTTTCGTGCGCGAACTCCCCGGCGACACCGATAAAATCAAAATGCCGCGCCAAGTGTACGATGCACTGTGGTCAAGCGTGCAACCCACGCCGGTAGCCAATCCGCAATTGCTGGCTTATTCACCCGAAGTAGCCGCACTGCTGGGTTGGACAGATGCCGACATCCAACACCCCGATTTTGCCAAAATCTTCGGCGGCAACCAACTCATGGCAGGAATGCAGCCCTACGCCGCTTGCTACGGCGGACACCAATTCGGCGGCTGGGCAGGGCAATTAGGCGATGGACGCGCCATGAGCCTCGGCGAAACCATTAACAGCGCGGGCGAACGCTGGGAATTGCAACTCAAAGGCGCGGGCCCCACCCCCTATTCCCGCCGCGCTGACGGACGCGCAGTATTACGTTCCTCGGTGCGCGAATTCCTGTGCAGCGAAGCCATGCACCACCTTGGCATTCCCACCACGCGCGCCCTCAGCCTCGTCGCCACGGGTGACGGCGTAATGCGGGACATGTTTTACGATGGCAATCCGCAGGTCGAACCCGGTGCCATCGTCTGCCGCGTCGCCCCCTCATTTATCCGCTTTGGCAATTTTGAACTGCCCGCCTCACGCGGCGACATCGGCTTGCTAGAACAATTGGTGGATTTCACCATCGCTCGCGATTACCCCGAACTGCACGGCGATACGCAAGCAAAACGTGGGCAATGGTTCTTGGAAATCTGCCGCCGCACGGCGGTAATGATTGCGCACTGGATGCGCGTAGGCTTCGTGCATGGCGTGATGAACACCGACAATATGTCGATTCTCGGCCTGACCATCGACTACGGCCCTTACGGTTGGCTGGAAGATTATGACCCGATGTGGACACCCAACACCACCGACGCGCAAGGCAAACGTTACAGCTACGGGCAACAACCCTACATCGGTCACTGGAATCTGGCGCGTTTAAAAGATGCGCTAAAACCCGTGATTGCCGATGCCAGCGCGTTGGATGCCGGTTCGCAAGTGTACGCCGACACCTACAGTGAAACCTTCGGCGCAATGCTGGCGGCTAAATTCGGTATCAAGGAATTGTCGGATGAAGATGCGCCGTGGATCAATGGCGCGTTTGAGCTGCTGCATAAGGCCGAAGTGGACATGACGCTGTTCTTCCGCAATCTTGCATTATTGGATGTGCAGCAGCCCACGCTTGCACCGCTTTACCCAGCGTTTTACCGCGACGATTTATTGCAGCAATATCATGCAGAATGGGAGCAGTGGTTGCAGCAATACTGCCAGCGTTTGCAGCGTGATTGTCTGCCTGACGCGGAACGCCGCCAGCGCATGAATGCCGTGAATCCACGGTTTGTGCTGCGCAATTACCTCGCACAACAAGCCATCGACCAAGCCACGGCTGGCGATAGCAGCATGAT
- a CDS encoding substrate-binding domain-containing protein — MKKLTLAIAAALALSATAVQARDNIEIVGSSTVYPFSTSVAETFAKKTGNPAPKVESTGTGGGFKLFCSGAGVDTPDITNASRRMKKSELDDCAKNGVDKVTEVQVGFDGIAIANAKSAADYDLSLKDMFMALAKTVPNDKGEMVANPYKTWKEVNPALPDAKIEVLGPPPTSGTRDAFSEMVMEGGCKGVEALDKIHDEYKKLKEDGKADESKAKEKEHKAACTTMREDGIYIEAGENDNLIVQKLGANPNAVGIFGFSFLEQNNDKVKGSKVGGIAPTFESISDGSYPVSRPLFMYVKNAHVDQVKGIKEFVAEFTSEDAWGNDGYLADKGLIPMPDAMRKEVAASAVEMKPLAADALK; from the coding sequence GCGTGACAACATCGAAATCGTGGGTTCTTCCACTGTTTACCCTTTCTCTACAAGTGTTGCGGAAACGTTTGCTAAGAAAACTGGCAATCCAGCACCAAAAGTTGAATCCACTGGTACAGGTGGTGGTTTCAAACTGTTTTGTTCTGGCGCTGGCGTCGACACCCCTGACATCACTAACGCGTCACGCCGCATGAAGAAAAGCGAGCTGGACGATTGCGCTAAAAATGGCGTTGATAAAGTCACTGAAGTACAAGTTGGCTTCGACGGCATCGCGATTGCTAACGCAAAAAGCGCGGCTGATTATGACCTGAGCCTGAAAGACATGTTCATGGCGTTGGCAAAAACCGTACCGAACGACAAAGGCGAAATGGTTGCCAACCCTTACAAAACATGGAAAGAAGTCAACCCAGCCCTGCCTGATGCAAAAATTGAAGTATTAGGCCCGCCGCCAACTTCCGGCACACGTGACGCTTTCTCTGAAATGGTCATGGAAGGCGGCTGTAAAGGCGTTGAAGCACTGGACAAGATCCATGACGAATACAAAAAGCTGAAAGAAGACGGCAAAGCTGACGAATCCAAAGCGAAAGAAAAAGAGCACAAAGCGGCTTGTACAACCATGCGTGAAGATGGCATTTACATCGAAGCCGGTGAAAATGACAACCTGATCGTACAGAAACTGGGCGCTAACCCGAATGCAGTAGGCATTTTTGGTTTCAGCTTCTTGGAACAAAACAACGACAAAGTGAAAGGCTCCAAAGTTGGTGGTATTGCCCCAACGTTTGAAAGCATTTCTGACGGCAGCTACCCTGTGTCACGCCCATTGTTCATGTACGTGAAAAACGCGCACGTTGATCAAGTGAAAGGCATCAAAGAATTCGTTGCTGAATTCACTAGCGAAGACGCGTGGGGCAATGATGGTTATTTAGCTGACAAAGGCTTGATCCCAATGCCTGATGCCATGCGCAAAGAAGTCGCTGCCAGCGCAGTAGAAATGAAGCCGTTGGCTGCTGATGCATTGAAATAA